A DNA window from Myripristis murdjan chromosome 19, fMyrMur1.1, whole genome shotgun sequence contains the following coding sequences:
- the mrtfab gene encoding myocardin related transcription factor Ab isoform X4 encodes MVQRDMTILSVLQLKLQQRRTREELVSQGIMPPLKSPAAFHEQRKSLERARTEDYLKRKIRSRPERSELVRMHILEETSAEPSLQAKQLQLKRARLADDLNDKISHRPGPIELVHKNILPFSCSLQHSLLDSPKGAGGESSSLDEDSSDALSPDQLTNHDSPLGAAPQLSPSDMLTQNGSISPTQFLTQPPPPPPPPPPSQMNSSDSPPPQKLTNGMATGANSRPATGQAKQSQAKASSERPPQRPKKPKDNKPKVKKLKYHQYIPPDQKADKEPPPQLDSSYAKILQQQQLFLQLQILSQQQQHYNYHTILPAPPKPPAEQPPSTNPGPSPSRSIPTTTTSAPTNQSATSRQSQTAVGGAKPASLPANLDEFKVAELKQELKLRGLTVSGTKNDLIERLRNYQEQNGVTSAVSKNGISHAATPATNSNTSAPTANATPNHQTGESGAKVTSLSLAQAAAPGRVMRFGSTSSSPPVSPTPSERSLAGMSPDETSCNGDMFGEMVSSPLTQLTLHPSPQHPSNVAPLPQVKEENQGQLQNSCSLSRSSPSSIQCLEPQSGVAMDTSSLDKDQMLQEKDKQIEELTRMLRQKQRLVETLRSQLEQGKMVGGVVVEKEGGERSRTAAPETKPQTLIKASAIQPPTLPNGMLVKVKKEMEPEEGMEGVTEEAQTKKPAQPMQCSQETLLKLQQIHRLQVQQTEQQKQQQHLRQQQQIQMQQQKTAEAKPNPQKQPQPQSQQKIAQILLHQQQQLIIQQTQQKQLQAQKMAQQKLAQQKLAQQKLVQQNQLKQNPNQVQAQQNQQKNQVQLKQVQNQTVVSQKPVMNQTQQRKQQRAQQRQQKLQQTVTTQQVTPVFISQQNGTQLPTQTISLDLLKANGTPTLVTDGNGNHYLIALTNHTTDGQNGVSSLGKTNGRITLQRLQSTPTKLPSESAGDTNSTETQSKEPIQPEPESQPIKKGQKAGLHLDTNGAPQPSLSVSAPPNLQPFFDDASDSESQSTIISSLKENGLSSQQMDDLFDILLKSGEISGFKANPDPSLAHLHSDPPSPSSPPSPLHLSPPTPPSPTSLISPQPSSGDPCSDISDVGRLEDFLESTTGAPLLGVEVDSSLTLIDDLHSQMLSTPSILDHPPSPMDTSDLGFSPHPAGLDFGNPTLDSMDWLDISMAGGGGGGGSGGGAGRGGGGGGLGTGDGGTSLAPLAPHTPPSVFSADFLDSSDLQLHWESCL; translated from the exons TCCTCCAGCTCAAACTCCAGCAGAGACGAACCCGAGAGGAACTGGTCAGCCAAGGGATCATGCCAC CACTGAAGAGCCCGGCGGCCTTTCACGAACAGAGGAAGAGTCTGGAGAGAGCCAGG ACTGAGGACTATCTGAAGAGGAAGATCCGGAGTCGTCCAGAGCGCTCGGAGCTGGTCAGGATGCACATCCTGGAGG agACGTCGGCAGAGCCATCCCTGCAggccaagcagctgcagctgaagcGAGCCCGGCTGGCCGACGACCTCAACGACAAAATCTCCCACCGACCGGGTCCCATCGAGCTGGTGCACAAAAACATCCTGCCTTTCAGCTGCTCCCTGCAGCACTCACTGTTGG ATTCTCCAAAGGGAGCCGGAGGAGAGAGCTCCTCATTGGACGAAGACAGCAGTGATGCGCTGTCACCGGACCAGCTGACCAATCACGACTCTCCGCTGGGTGCCGCTCCTCAGCTGTCTCCCTCTGACATGCTCACCCAGAACGGGAGCATTTCCCCCACACAG TTCCTCACCCAgccgcctcctccacctccaccccctcctccctcccagaTGAACAGTTCAGACTCCCCCCCGCCTCAGAAACTGACCAATGGGATGGCGACTGGAGCGAACTCCCGCCCGGCCACAGGACAGGCTAAG cagtCTCAGGCCAAGGCGAGCTCAGAGCGTCCGCCCCAGAGGCCCAAGAAGCCCAAGGACAACAAACCCAAG GTGAAGAAGCTGAAGTACCACCAGTACATCCCCCCAGACCAGAAGGCAGACAAGGAGCCTCCTCCACAGCTGGACTCCTCATATGCGAAgatcctccagcagcagcagctcttcctgcagctgcagatcctgagccagcagcagcagcactacaACTACCACACCATCCTGCCTGCACCTCCCAA ACCGCCGGCTGAGCAGCCCCCCTCAACCAACCCTGGCCCCTCCCCGTCCCGCAGCATTCCCACGACAACCACCTCGGCCCCCACCAATCAGAGCGCCACAAGCCGTCAGAGCCAAACCGCAGTGGGAGGAGCCAAGCCAGCCTCTCTGCCAGCCAATCTGGATGAGTTTAAA GTTGCTGAGTTGAAACAGGAACTGAAATTGCGCGGTCTGACCGTCTCAGGCACTAAGAATGACCTTATCGAGAGGCTTCGCAACTACCAGGAACAAAATGGCGTCACCTCGGCAGTTTCTAAGAATGGCATATCACACGCTGCAACCCCGgccaccaacagcaacacatcaGCTCCGACCGCGAACGCCACTCCGAATCACCAGACAGGAGAGAGCGGAGCCAAGGTGACGTCGTTGTCATTGGCTCAAGCTGCGGCTCCCGGGCGGGTCATGCGTTTTGGCAGCACCAGCTCCAGCCCCCCGGTGTCACCGACTCCGTCTGAGCGCTCATTGGCCGGGATGAGTCCTGATGAGACCAGCTGTAATGGAGACATGTTTGGAGAGATG GTGAGCTCCCCCCTGACCCAGCTCACCCTCCACCCCTCTCCCCAGCACCCGTCCAATGTAGCTCCACTCCCCCAAGTCAAAGAGGAGAACCAGGGGCAGCTACAGAACTCGTGCAGCCTCTCCAGGTCTTCACCCTCCTCAATCCAGTGTCTGGAGCCTCAGAGCGGTGTGGCCATGGACACCTCTTCCCTGGACAAGGACCAGATGCTCCAGGAGAAGGACAAGCAGATTGAGGAGTTAACCAGGATGCTGAGGCAGAAGCAGAGGCTGGTGGAGACCCTCAGGTCCCAGCTGGAGCAGGGGAAGATGGTAGGGGGAGTGGTGGTGGAGAAGGAAGGTGGCGAGAGGAGCAGAACAGCAGCCCCGGAGACCAAACCTCAGACTCTGATCAAGGCTTCGGCCATCCAGCCCCCCACGCTGCCTAACGGGATGCTGGTGAAGGTGAAGAAGGAGATGGAGCCTGAGGAGGGAATGGAGGGAGTGACAGAGGAGGCCCAGACAAAGAAACCAGCTCAGCCGATGCAGTGCTCTCAGGAGACGCTGCTCAAACTGCAGCAGATCCACCGGCTGCAGGTCCAACAAActgaacagcagaaacagcagcagcatctcagacagcagcagcagattcagatgcagcagcagaaaacagcagaggCCAAGCCAAACCctcaaaaacaaccacaaccgCAGAGCCAACAAAAGATAGCTCAGATCTTgctccatcagcagcagcagctcatcaTCCAGCAAACCCAACAGAAGCAGCTGCAGGCCCAGAAAATGGCCCAGCAGAAACTGGCCCAGCAGAAACTCGCTCAGCAGAAGCTGGTGCAGCAGAACCAGCTGAAGCAAAACCCAAACCAGGTCCAGGctcagcagaaccagcagaagAACCAGGTTCAGCTGAAGCAGGTCCAGAACCAGACGGTGGTGTCCCAGAAGCCTGTGATGAACCAAACccagcagaggaagcagcagagggcacagcagaggcagcagaaactgcagcagacAGTCACAACACAACAG GTGACTCCGGTCTTCATCAGCCAGCAGAACGGCACGCAGCTCCCCACCCAGACCATTTCATTAGACCTCCTCAAGGCCAACGGCACGCCGACCCTCGTCACCGATGGAAACGGCAACCACTACTTGATTGCGCTGACCAATCACACCACGGACGGACAGAACGGAGTGTCCTCATTGGGCAAAACCAACGGGCGCATCACACTGCAG AGATTGCAGTCGACTCCGACTAAACTCCCCAGCGAATCAGCCGGTGACACTAACAGCACTGAGACCCAATCAAAAGAGCCGATACAGCCGGAGCCTGAGAGCCAGCCAATCAAAAAG GGACAGAAGGCGGGGCTACACCTGGACACCAACGGCGCGCCGCAGCCCAGCCTGTCGGTCTCGGCTCCGCCCAACCTGCAGCCTTTCTTCGACGACGCGTCCGATTCTGAAAGCCAAAGCACCATAATCTCATCTCTGAAG GAGAACGGCCTGAGCAGCCAGCAGATGGACGACCTGTTCGACATCCTGCTGAAGAGCGGAG AAATCTCCGGTTTCAAGGCCAACCCAGACCCCTCCCTGGCCCACCTCCACTCTGACCCGCCCTCCCCGTCCTCTCCCCCGTCCCCGCTCCACCTCTCCCCCCCGACCCCTCCCTCGCCCACCTCCCTCATCTCCCCGCAGCCGTCGTCAGGTGACCCCTGCTCGGACATCTCGGACGTCGGACGCCTGGAAGACTTCCTGGAGAGCACGACAGGCGCTCCGCTGCTGGGCGTGGAGGTGGACAGCAGCCTGACGCTGATCGACGACCTGCACAGCCAGATGCTGAGCACGCCCAGCATCCTGgaccaccccccctcccctatGGACACGTCCGACCTGGGCTTCTCCCCCCACCCGGCGGGGCTGGACTTTGGCAACCCCACCCTGGACAGCATGGACTGGCTGGACATCTCCATGGCGGGGGGCGGCGGCGGGGGAGGGAGCGGGGGCGGAGCAGGGCGAGGAGGCGGCGGCGGAGGGCTGGGAACGGGAGACGGGGGCACAAGCCTCGCCCCGCTGGCGCCTCACACCCCGCCCAGCGTCTTCTCGGCCGATTTTCTGGACAGCTCGGACCTGCAGCTGCACTGGGAGTCGTGCTTGTAG
- the mrtfab gene encoding myocardin related transcription factor Ab isoform X1: MLDTNHCLSFEPSPLGSPPIGEDMEKPGLRTDHDKHIYHSLKEVLQLKLQQRRTREELVSQGIMPPLKSPAAFHEQRKSLERARTEDYLKRKIRSRPERSELVRMHILEETSAEPSLQAKQLQLKRARLADDLNDKISHRPGPIELVHKNILPFSCSLQHSLLDSPKGAGGESSSLDEDSSDALSPDQLTNHDSPLGAAPQLSPSDMLTQNGSISPTQFLTQPPPPPPPPPPSQMNSSDSPPPQKLTNGMATGANSRPATGQAKQSQAKASSERPPQRPKKPKDNKPKVKKLKYHQYIPPDQKADKEPPPQLDSSYAKILQQQQLFLQLQILSQQQQHYNYHTILPAPPKPPAEQPPSTNPGPSPSRSIPTTTTSAPTNQSATSRQSQTAVGGAKPASLPANLDEFKVAELKQELKLRGLTVSGTKNDLIERLRNYQEQNGVTSAVSKNGISHAATPATNSNTSAPTANATPNHQTGESGAKVTSLSLAQAAAPGRVMRFGSTSSSPPVSPTPSERSLAGMSPDETSCNGDMFGEMVSSPLTQLTLHPSPQHPSNVAPLPQVKEENQGQLQNSCSLSRSSPSSIQCLEPQSGVAMDTSSLDKDQMLQEKDKQIEELTRMLRQKQRLVETLRSQLEQGKMVGGVVVEKEGGERSRTAAPETKPQTLIKASAIQPPTLPNGMLVKVKKEMEPEEGMEGVTEEAQTKKPAQPMQCSQETLLKLQQIHRLQVQQTEQQKQQQHLRQQQQIQMQQQKTAEAKPNPQKQPQPQSQQKIAQILLHQQQQLIIQQTQQKQLQAQKMAQQKLAQQKLAQQKLVQQNQLKQNPNQVQAQQNQQKNQVQLKQVQNQTVVSQKPVMNQTQQRKQQRAQQRQQKLQQTVTTQQVTPVFISQQNGTQLPTQTISLDLLKANGTPTLVTDGNGNHYLIALTNHTTDGQNGVSSLGKTNGRITLQRLQSTPTKLPSESAGDTNSTETQSKEPIQPEPESQPIKKGQKAGLHLDTNGAPQPSLSVSAPPNLQPFFDDASDSESQSTIISSLKENGLSSQQMDDLFDILLKSGEISGFKANPDPSLAHLHSDPPSPSSPPSPLHLSPPTPPSPTSLISPQPSSGDPCSDISDVGRLEDFLESTTGAPLLGVEVDSSLTLIDDLHSQMLSTPSILDHPPSPMDTSDLGFSPHPAGLDFGNPTLDSMDWLDISMAGGGGGGGSGGGAGRGGGGGGLGTGDGGTSLAPLAPHTPPSVFSADFLDSSDLQLHWESCL; this comes from the exons ATGCTGGACACCAACCACTGCCTGTCCTTCGAGCCCTCCCCCCTGGGCTCTCCTCCAATAGGAGAAGACATGGAGAAGCCAGGCCTGAGGACGGATCACGACAAGCACATCTATCACAGCCTGAAAGAAG TCCTCCAGCTCAAACTCCAGCAGAGACGAACCCGAGAGGAACTGGTCAGCCAAGGGATCATGCCAC CACTGAAGAGCCCGGCGGCCTTTCACGAACAGAGGAAGAGTCTGGAGAGAGCCAGG ACTGAGGACTATCTGAAGAGGAAGATCCGGAGTCGTCCAGAGCGCTCGGAGCTGGTCAGGATGCACATCCTGGAGG agACGTCGGCAGAGCCATCCCTGCAggccaagcagctgcagctgaagcGAGCCCGGCTGGCCGACGACCTCAACGACAAAATCTCCCACCGACCGGGTCCCATCGAGCTGGTGCACAAAAACATCCTGCCTTTCAGCTGCTCCCTGCAGCACTCACTGTTGG ATTCTCCAAAGGGAGCCGGAGGAGAGAGCTCCTCATTGGACGAAGACAGCAGTGATGCGCTGTCACCGGACCAGCTGACCAATCACGACTCTCCGCTGGGTGCCGCTCCTCAGCTGTCTCCCTCTGACATGCTCACCCAGAACGGGAGCATTTCCCCCACACAG TTCCTCACCCAgccgcctcctccacctccaccccctcctccctcccagaTGAACAGTTCAGACTCCCCCCCGCCTCAGAAACTGACCAATGGGATGGCGACTGGAGCGAACTCCCGCCCGGCCACAGGACAGGCTAAG cagtCTCAGGCCAAGGCGAGCTCAGAGCGTCCGCCCCAGAGGCCCAAGAAGCCCAAGGACAACAAACCCAAG GTGAAGAAGCTGAAGTACCACCAGTACATCCCCCCAGACCAGAAGGCAGACAAGGAGCCTCCTCCACAGCTGGACTCCTCATATGCGAAgatcctccagcagcagcagctcttcctgcagctgcagatcctgagccagcagcagcagcactacaACTACCACACCATCCTGCCTGCACCTCCCAA ACCGCCGGCTGAGCAGCCCCCCTCAACCAACCCTGGCCCCTCCCCGTCCCGCAGCATTCCCACGACAACCACCTCGGCCCCCACCAATCAGAGCGCCACAAGCCGTCAGAGCCAAACCGCAGTGGGAGGAGCCAAGCCAGCCTCTCTGCCAGCCAATCTGGATGAGTTTAAA GTTGCTGAGTTGAAACAGGAACTGAAATTGCGCGGTCTGACCGTCTCAGGCACTAAGAATGACCTTATCGAGAGGCTTCGCAACTACCAGGAACAAAATGGCGTCACCTCGGCAGTTTCTAAGAATGGCATATCACACGCTGCAACCCCGgccaccaacagcaacacatcaGCTCCGACCGCGAACGCCACTCCGAATCACCAGACAGGAGAGAGCGGAGCCAAGGTGACGTCGTTGTCATTGGCTCAAGCTGCGGCTCCCGGGCGGGTCATGCGTTTTGGCAGCACCAGCTCCAGCCCCCCGGTGTCACCGACTCCGTCTGAGCGCTCATTGGCCGGGATGAGTCCTGATGAGACCAGCTGTAATGGAGACATGTTTGGAGAGATG GTGAGCTCCCCCCTGACCCAGCTCACCCTCCACCCCTCTCCCCAGCACCCGTCCAATGTAGCTCCACTCCCCCAAGTCAAAGAGGAGAACCAGGGGCAGCTACAGAACTCGTGCAGCCTCTCCAGGTCTTCACCCTCCTCAATCCAGTGTCTGGAGCCTCAGAGCGGTGTGGCCATGGACACCTCTTCCCTGGACAAGGACCAGATGCTCCAGGAGAAGGACAAGCAGATTGAGGAGTTAACCAGGATGCTGAGGCAGAAGCAGAGGCTGGTGGAGACCCTCAGGTCCCAGCTGGAGCAGGGGAAGATGGTAGGGGGAGTGGTGGTGGAGAAGGAAGGTGGCGAGAGGAGCAGAACAGCAGCCCCGGAGACCAAACCTCAGACTCTGATCAAGGCTTCGGCCATCCAGCCCCCCACGCTGCCTAACGGGATGCTGGTGAAGGTGAAGAAGGAGATGGAGCCTGAGGAGGGAATGGAGGGAGTGACAGAGGAGGCCCAGACAAAGAAACCAGCTCAGCCGATGCAGTGCTCTCAGGAGACGCTGCTCAAACTGCAGCAGATCCACCGGCTGCAGGTCCAACAAActgaacagcagaaacagcagcagcatctcagacagcagcagcagattcagatgcagcagcagaaaacagcagaggCCAAGCCAAACCctcaaaaacaaccacaaccgCAGAGCCAACAAAAGATAGCTCAGATCTTgctccatcagcagcagcagctcatcaTCCAGCAAACCCAACAGAAGCAGCTGCAGGCCCAGAAAATGGCCCAGCAGAAACTGGCCCAGCAGAAACTCGCTCAGCAGAAGCTGGTGCAGCAGAACCAGCTGAAGCAAAACCCAAACCAGGTCCAGGctcagcagaaccagcagaagAACCAGGTTCAGCTGAAGCAGGTCCAGAACCAGACGGTGGTGTCCCAGAAGCCTGTGATGAACCAAACccagcagaggaagcagcagagggcacagcagaggcagcagaaactgcagcagacAGTCACAACACAACAG GTGACTCCGGTCTTCATCAGCCAGCAGAACGGCACGCAGCTCCCCACCCAGACCATTTCATTAGACCTCCTCAAGGCCAACGGCACGCCGACCCTCGTCACCGATGGAAACGGCAACCACTACTTGATTGCGCTGACCAATCACACCACGGACGGACAGAACGGAGTGTCCTCATTGGGCAAAACCAACGGGCGCATCACACTGCAG AGATTGCAGTCGACTCCGACTAAACTCCCCAGCGAATCAGCCGGTGACACTAACAGCACTGAGACCCAATCAAAAGAGCCGATACAGCCGGAGCCTGAGAGCCAGCCAATCAAAAAG GGACAGAAGGCGGGGCTACACCTGGACACCAACGGCGCGCCGCAGCCCAGCCTGTCGGTCTCGGCTCCGCCCAACCTGCAGCCTTTCTTCGACGACGCGTCCGATTCTGAAAGCCAAAGCACCATAATCTCATCTCTGAAG GAGAACGGCCTGAGCAGCCAGCAGATGGACGACCTGTTCGACATCCTGCTGAAGAGCGGAG AAATCTCCGGTTTCAAGGCCAACCCAGACCCCTCCCTGGCCCACCTCCACTCTGACCCGCCCTCCCCGTCCTCTCCCCCGTCCCCGCTCCACCTCTCCCCCCCGACCCCTCCCTCGCCCACCTCCCTCATCTCCCCGCAGCCGTCGTCAGGTGACCCCTGCTCGGACATCTCGGACGTCGGACGCCTGGAAGACTTCCTGGAGAGCACGACAGGCGCTCCGCTGCTGGGCGTGGAGGTGGACAGCAGCCTGACGCTGATCGACGACCTGCACAGCCAGATGCTGAGCACGCCCAGCATCCTGgaccaccccccctcccctatGGACACGTCCGACCTGGGCTTCTCCCCCCACCCGGCGGGGCTGGACTTTGGCAACCCCACCCTGGACAGCATGGACTGGCTGGACATCTCCATGGCGGGGGGCGGCGGCGGGGGAGGGAGCGGGGGCGGAGCAGGGCGAGGAGGCGGCGGCGGAGGGCTGGGAACGGGAGACGGGGGCACAAGCCTCGCCCCGCTGGCGCCTCACACCCCGCCCAGCGTCTTCTCGGCCGATTTTCTGGACAGCTCGGACCTGCAGCTGCACTGGGAGTCGTGCTTGTAG